A stretch of Pirellulales bacterium DNA encodes these proteins:
- a CDS encoding DUF21 domain-containing protein, with amino-acid sequence MIPILLLFAVGLAMSAFFSGSETGFYRLTRLRLVMDALSGDKPSQLLLKLVNQPSLFVATALVGNNVANYLVSLAVVMGVYRLFPDSGVTGELLGPVALAPVLFIFGELLPKNLFFGAPHRLMRRWAPVVATCVVLFAPVTLTLWLVNQLARIVTRRTPQEARVSLARREIAELLDEGHEAGILLPVQRTLTQRMLAAASQPVRNFASPAGRVVRVTTEMSKSEMLRIAQRHGRTLLPLEDARQQRKLVGYVRTIDLALHEGDGLPPTRPLTTIRDGETFLAALNKLAQTEDALGHVVSPAGKTIGFVTTRELRMALFRTEAIA; translated from the coding sequence ATGATTCCGATCCTCCTGTTGTTCGCCGTGGGGTTGGCGATGAGCGCCTTCTTCAGCGGCTCGGAGACGGGCTTCTACCGGCTGACGCGGCTGCGGCTGGTCATGGACGCCCTCAGCGGCGACAAGCCGTCTCAACTGCTGTTGAAACTGGTCAATCAGCCGTCGCTGTTCGTCGCCACGGCGCTGGTGGGCAATAACGTGGCCAACTACCTAGTTTCGCTCGCCGTGGTGATGGGGGTGTACCGCCTGTTTCCCGATTCCGGCGTGACCGGCGAACTGCTCGGGCCCGTGGCGCTGGCGCCGGTGCTGTTCATCTTCGGCGAGCTGCTCCCCAAGAACTTGTTTTTCGGCGCTCCCCACCGGTTGATGCGCCGCTGGGCGCCGGTCGTGGCGACCTGCGTCGTGCTGTTCGCGCCGGTGACGTTGACGTTGTGGCTGGTGAACCAGTTGGCCCGAATCGTCACCCGGCGCACTCCGCAAGAGGCGCGGGTTTCGCTCGCCCGCCGCGAGATCGCGGAATTGCTGGACGAAGGTCACGAAGCGGGCATCCTGCTGCCCGTCCAGCGCACGCTGACGCAGCGGATGCTGGCGGCCGCCAGCCAGCCGGTGCGCAACTTCGCGTCGCCCGCCGGACGAGTGGTGCGCGTCACGACCGAGATGTCCAAGAGCGAGATGCTGCGGATCGCCCAGCGGCACGGCCGGACCTTGCTGCCGCTGGAAGACGCCCGGCAGCAGCGCAAACTCGTCGGCTACGTGCGAACCATCGACTTGGCCCTGCACGAGGGGGACGGACTGCCGCCGACGAGGCCGCTGACGACGATCCGCGACGGCGAAACGTTTCTTGCCGCGCTCAACAAGCTGGCGCAGACCGAAGACGCGCTCGGGCACGTTGTCTCGCCGGCAGGGAAGACGATCGGATTCGTCACGACGCGCGAACTGCGGATGGCGTTGTTCCGCACCGAGGCGATTGCCTGA
- a CDS encoding type II toxin-antitoxin system HicB family antitoxin yields the protein MRFLVIIRRTSTGYSVDVPDLPGCVATATNVEQARQMIAEAIEMHLELMRQAGEEIPTPSSSLQFAIDADAAEELCTWVEVEVEVRSATI from the coding sequence ATGCGATTCCTGGTCATCATTCGCCGTACGAGCACTGGCTACAGCGTCGACGTGCCGGATTTGCCGGGGTGCGTCGCGACGGCGACCAACGTCGAACAAGCGCGGCAGATGATCGCCGAGGCGATCGAGATGCACCTCGAGCTCATGCGGCAGGCAGGGGAGGAGATTCCAACGCCGTCGTCCAGCCTGCAATTCGCCATCGATGCCGACGCGGCCGAGGAACTGTGCACATGGGTGGAGGTCGAAGTCGAAGTGCGCAGCGCGACCATTTAG
- a CDS encoding glycoside hydrolase family 43 protein, translated as MFCRLTVCHCAALFATIACVGRATADHSTLNADGELLFSYFVGNGEDGLHFLHSSDGYQWEPIAGGRSLLTPTAGGDKLMRDPCIVRGPDGRFHMVWTVSWNERGIGYASSDDLLNWSPQRFLPVMEHEPTARNCWAPEVFYDPATRRFLVFWATTIPGKYPETDGQIKRDQNDPGWDHRIYCTSTADFEAFAPTESFYEPGFNVIDSTLVQFGDRYAMILKDETDRPRPAEKNLRVAWADKAAGPYGKASPPITGKYWAEGPTAVRIGDKWFVYFDKYTEHKYGVVTSPDLEQWSDESDKLQMPAGVRHGTAFWAPRDVVEKLKRLP; from the coding sequence AACGCCGATGGCGAGTTGTTGTTCTCCTATTTCGTGGGCAACGGCGAGGACGGGCTCCACTTTCTGCACAGTTCGGACGGCTACCAGTGGGAGCCGATCGCGGGGGGGCGATCGCTGCTGACCCCGACGGCGGGCGGGGACAAACTGATGCGCGACCCCTGCATCGTCCGCGGGCCCGACGGGCGATTTCACATGGTGTGGACCGTCAGTTGGAACGAACGGGGAATCGGTTACGCCTCGTCCGACGACCTGCTGAATTGGTCGCCCCAGCGATTCCTGCCCGTCATGGAACACGAACCGACGGCCCGCAACTGCTGGGCGCCGGAGGTGTTCTACGACCCCGCCACGAGGCGATTCCTCGTCTTCTGGGCCACCACGATCCCCGGCAAATACCCCGAGACGGACGGCCAGATCAAACGCGACCAGAACGATCCTGGTTGGGACCACCGAATTTACTGCACCAGCACGGCCGACTTCGAGGCGTTCGCACCGACCGAGTCGTTCTACGAACCCGGCTTCAACGTGATCGACTCGACGCTCGTCCAGTTCGGAGATCGGTACGCCATGATCCTCAAGGACGAGACCGACCGGCCGCGACCGGCGGAAAAGAACTTGCGTGTCGCCTGGGCCGACAAGGCCGCGGGTCCCTACGGCAAGGCAAGTCCGCCAATCACCGGCAAATACTGGGCGGAGGGCCCGACCGCAGTTCGCATCGGCGACAAGTGGTTCGTCTACTTCGACAAGTATACTGAACACAAGTACGGGGTCGTCACGTCGCCGGACCTTGAGCAATGGTCCGACGAGTCGGACAAGCTGCAAATGCCCGCCGGCGTACGGCACGGCACGGCGTTTTGGGCGCCGAGGGACGTCGTCGAGAAACTCAAGCGACTTCCGTAA
- a CDS encoding DEAD/DEAH box helicase, translating to MWRSPNRLSESAPRSARPTTWPRKRRNCMANPALHEPEATSVVPRTCAPWKDALLRIATTSLDAAALPLTVASQRRFDDKTIAIPQVAGAILPGFEVRCTGRKFLAAGAGCGPQIDWFARRRPAAQTDSACPDSAHAVRVLPMRSTRITPPRNIVKFADRLQYLLQPPLEQLLASASLPLPQTPFPYQWEGIAYLLPRDEAVLADEMGLGKTMQAAVAMRALAFQGQLRRALLVSPKPLVTNWLRELAHWAPELPVTIVEGDQAAREWLWRRAEQGVLVVNYELAVRDRQLAAAGESFDLVLIDEAQRIKNPGSATNQAICSLPRRRSWALTGTPIENSVDDLAGIFAFVSPGRVRQQMRTADVRTAVEDHVLRRTKDAVLADLPPKMIRDAELPLTDEQFASYRRAEEDGVVRLSEMGTELTIQHVFELVLRLKQICNFDPATGASAKFEQLAADLDECAASGRKAIVFSQWVETIGELAKRLERYNPLEFHGRVPSARRDGVIQEFKTNPDRHVLLMSYGAGSVGLNLQFAEYVFLFDRWWNPAVEDQAINRAHRIGVAGPVTVTRFLSVGTIEERIHRVLEEKRELFDAVFGGPDERGKRGLSRNEVFGLFNLPAA from the coding sequence ATGTGGCGCTCGCCGAACCGTTTGAGCGAATCCGCGCCGCGCTCCGCGAGGCCCACGACGTGGCCCAGGAAACGACGGAACTGCATGGCGAATCCCGCGCTGCATGAACCCGAAGCGACAAGCGTCGTTCCGCGGACTTGCGCGCCGTGGAAAGACGCCCTGCTGCGCATCGCAACAACGTCACTCGACGCGGCGGCGCTTCCGCTGACGGTCGCGTCGCAGCGGCGGTTCGACGACAAGACCATCGCGATCCCGCAGGTCGCCGGGGCGATCTTGCCCGGGTTCGAGGTCCGCTGCACCGGCCGGAAGTTCCTCGCAGCGGGAGCCGGGTGCGGGCCGCAAATCGACTGGTTCGCACGCCGACGACCCGCTGCGCAAACCGACTCCGCGTGCCCCGACTCCGCCCACGCGGTGCGGGTCCTCCCGATGCGCAGCACGCGGATTACGCCGCCGCGCAACATCGTCAAGTTCGCCGACCGGCTGCAGTACCTGCTGCAACCGCCGCTCGAACAGTTGCTCGCCTCGGCGTCGCTCCCCTTGCCGCAGACGCCGTTTCCCTATCAGTGGGAAGGGATCGCATACCTGCTGCCGCGCGACGAGGCCGTGCTGGCCGACGAGATGGGCCTGGGCAAGACCATGCAAGCGGCAGTCGCGATGCGCGCGCTCGCATTTCAGGGGCAACTTCGCCGAGCGCTGCTCGTGTCGCCCAAACCGCTGGTGACCAACTGGCTCCGGGAACTGGCCCACTGGGCGCCGGAACTGCCCGTGACGATCGTCGAGGGGGACCAAGCCGCGCGCGAGTGGCTCTGGCGACGCGCCGAGCAAGGGGTGCTGGTGGTTAATTACGAGCTGGCGGTGCGCGACCGGCAGCTCGCCGCCGCCGGAGAGTCGTTCGATTTGGTGCTGATCGACGAGGCGCAGCGGATCAAGAACCCCGGCAGCGCCACGAACCAGGCGATCTGCTCCCTGCCGCGACGCCGCAGTTGGGCTCTCACCGGGACCCCCATCGAAAACAGCGTCGACGATCTGGCCGGGATCTTCGCATTCGTTTCGCCGGGGCGCGTGAGGCAGCAAATGCGAACCGCCGACGTGCGCACGGCCGTCGAGGACCACGTGCTGCGCCGCACCAAAGACGCGGTGCTTGCCGACTTGCCGCCCAAGATGATCCGCGACGCCGAGTTGCCGCTGACCGACGAGCAATTTGCGAGCTATCGCCGAGCCGAAGAGGACGGCGTCGTGCGTCTGTCCGAGATGGGGACCGAACTGACGATCCAGCACGTGTTCGAGCTTGTGCTGCGACTCAAGCAAATCTGCAATTTCGACCCCGCGACGGGCGCCAGCGCGAAGTTCGAGCAGCTTGCCGCCGATCTCGACGAGTGCGCCGCCAGCGGTCGCAAGGCGATCGTGTTCAGCCAATGGGTCGAAACGATCGGAGAGCTTGCCAAGCGTTTGGAGCGATACAACCCGCTCGAGTTTCACGGCCGCGTCCCCTCGGCCCGCCGGGACGGGGTGATTCAGGAGTTCAAGACGAACCCCGACCGACACGTCCTGTTGATGAGCTACGGCGCGGGCAGCGTGGGGCTGAACCTGCAGTTCGCCGAGTACGTGTTCCTGTTCGACCGGTGGTGGAACCCGGCAGTCGAGGATCAAGCGATCAATCGGGCCCATCGCATCGGCGTCGCCGGGCCGGTGACCGTGACGCGATTCTTGTCGGTCGGCACGATCGAGGAGCGGATCCATCGCGTGCTCGAGGAAAAGCGCGAGCTGTTCGACGCCGTCTTCGGCGGGCCTGACGAACGCGGCAAGCGCGGGCTGAGCCGCAACGAAGTGTTCGGGCTGTTCAATTTGCCCGCGGCGTAG
- a CDS encoding magnesium transporter, which translates to MMVEAGSLGTNLNDPVTKHMRTDFARLQSNHTVKLALAAIRERPPEGRIIYFYVVDEDNRLQGVVPTRRLLLNADATSIKEIMVASVIAIPASATVLEACEFFLLHRLLAFPVVDSDRRLLGIVDVELYTSELSDLDRREGNDDLFQLIGVHVTESQQASSVAAFQSRFPWLWANIAGGILAAFLSGVFKAELQQTVALALFIPVVLALAESVSIQSVSLSLQSLRGRRPTWQSIVSMLRRESMTGLMLGAASALSVGLVATVWLREWRVTLCLLGGIAGGVTCAALIGVAMPSILRRLNREPQVAAGPIALAATDMATLLIYFTLARWALS; encoded by the coding sequence ATGATGGTCGAAGCAGGTTCCCTGGGAACGAATCTCAACGATCCCGTGACAAAGCACATGCGGACCGACTTCGCGCGGCTTCAAAGCAATCACACGGTGAAGCTGGCTCTAGCCGCGATCCGCGAGCGACCGCCGGAGGGGCGGATCATCTATTTCTACGTCGTCGACGAAGACAACCGCCTGCAAGGCGTCGTCCCCACTCGGCGATTGCTCCTCAACGCGGACGCCACTTCGATCAAGGAGATCATGGTCGCCAGCGTGATCGCGATCCCCGCGTCCGCAACCGTGCTCGAGGCTTGCGAGTTCTTCCTGCTGCACCGGTTGCTGGCGTTTCCCGTCGTCGACTCCGACCGGCGGCTCTTGGGGATCGTCGACGTCGAACTCTACACGAGCGAGCTCTCCGACCTGGATCGCCGCGAAGGCAACGACGATCTGTTCCAATTGATCGGCGTCCACGTCACCGAGTCGCAACAGGCGTCGTCGGTGGCGGCGTTTCAGAGCCGGTTTCCGTGGCTCTGGGCCAACATCGCGGGGGGGATCCTGGCCGCTTTCTTGTCGGGAGTCTTCAAGGCGGAGTTGCAACAGACGGTGGCCCTGGCCCTGTTCATCCCCGTCGTGCTGGCGTTGGCGGAAAGCGTCAGCATTCAATCCGTCAGCTTGTCGCTGCAATCGCTCCGCGGCCGGCGGCCGACCTGGCAGAGCATCGTCTCGATGCTGCGTCGGGAATCGATGACCGGCCTCATGCTGGGTGCGGCCAGCGCGCTGAGCGTCGGACTTGTCGCCACTGTCTGGTTGCGCGAGTGGAGGGTGACGCTTTGCCTGCTGGGCGGAATCGCCGGCGGGGTGACGTGCGCTGCGCTGATCGGCGTCGCCATGCCGAGCATCCTCCGCCGACTCAATCGCGAACCGCAAGTCGCGGCCGGGCCGATCGCGCTCGCTGCGACCGACATGGCCACGTTGCTGATTTACTTCACGCTCGCCCGCTGGGCGCTGAGTTGA
- a CDS encoding tetratricopeptide repeat protein has translation MTRTGLTLSIILASVLATAGGCASLRKYKEAPEALATCRTLSREGVAAMERGDCGAACDLLNNAVRTNPADVDARRQLAEALWRQGNHAAAVNMIESAVRMDAEHAPTQIRAGEMLLHTGAVDEAIARADAAIAIDRSLGGAWALRGAAYRRHSQPERALADFHQALRYSPHDVPTLLAVAELQYQLGRPQRCLATVHHLLDSYGPGDEPQRALWLEGLAYAAVDRPADAAASLYAATARGPANADLLVQLAKAEAAAGRPVAAASTVRRALEIDANHPECRLLLAELVDRPGASDGVIRR, from the coding sequence ATGACACGGACCGGCCTCACGCTGTCGATCATTCTCGCCTCCGTCCTTGCGACGGCGGGCGGCTGTGCGTCGCTGCGCAAATACAAAGAGGCCCCCGAGGCGCTGGCCACCTGTCGCACCTTGTCGCGCGAAGGGGTGGCGGCGATGGAACGGGGGGATTGCGGCGCCGCCTGCGACTTGCTGAACAACGCCGTGCGGACAAATCCGGCCGACGTCGACGCTCGTCGCCAGTTGGCCGAGGCGCTGTGGCGTCAAGGGAACCACGCGGCGGCGGTGAACATGATCGAATCGGCGGTCCGCATGGACGCCGAGCACGCCCCCACGCAGATTCGCGCCGGGGAGATGTTGCTCCACACGGGCGCCGTCGACGAGGCGATCGCCCGGGCCGATGCAGCGATCGCGATTGATCGGTCGCTGGGCGGAGCCTGGGCCCTGCGCGGGGCGGCATATCGCCGGCACTCGCAACCCGAGCGAGCCTTGGCCGATTTCCACCAGGCTCTCCGCTACAGCCCTCACGACGTGCCGACGCTCCTGGCCGTGGCCGAGTTGCAGTACCAACTTGGTCGCCCCCAACGCTGCCTGGCGACAGTGCACCATTTGCTGGATTCCTACGGCCCCGGCGACGAGCCGCAGCGGGCGCTGTGGCTCGAAGGACTGGCCTACGCGGCGGTCGACCGCCCTGCGGACGCCGCGGCGAGTCTTTACGCCGCCACGGCTCGGGGGCCCGCCAACGCCGATCTGCTCGTGCAATTGGCCAAAGCCGAGGCGGCCGCCGGAAGACCCGTCGCGGCGGCGAGCACGGTGCGACGGGCGCTTGAGATCGACGCCAACCACCCCGAATGTCGGTTGCTGCTGGCCGAACTCGTCGACCGCCCGGGGGCAAGCGACGGCGTGATCCGCCGGTGA
- a CDS encoding magnesium chelatase, whose amino-acid sequence MSIDLATPRPRTLAELRDSGWRSRTVKQELYDNFLAKLQAGEELYPGIIGYDDTVLPELNIALLAQHDMLFLGEKGQAKSRLMRLISTFLDEWTPYIDDPKIPVHDDPYRPITRRGLMIVATTPPADVPIAWWSREDRYAERLAPGTKFADVIGEIDPAKLAAGVSMGAEEALHFGLIPRMHRGIFAMNELPELDELVQVGLFNILEERDVQIRGYPIKFDIDAVILFSANPATYNRSGKVIPQLKDRIGSVIHTHYPREREIGVRILEQEVDEKAEKARGTAEKESSTSDAPDPPPSACPPSSLPVVVPYFMKELIEEISRAARLSKFIDHESGVSARLSLANYRTMIASARQRAAVLGETPAVPRISDLGHLYASSLGKLELDLMGTHQMSERQVLDAVVAEAIATVFAEYVDKHGLAEIAQIFSEGVKIEVGDMLPSSHYAELVQRVPPIWDKAFEVNASQDPAVRASCIEFVLAGLYATDRISRSQKHGRIVYDT is encoded by the coding sequence ATGTCTATCGACTTAGCGACGCCCCGCCCGCGCACACTCGCCGAACTCCGCGACAGCGGTTGGCGCAGTCGCACGGTCAAGCAGGAACTGTACGACAACTTCCTCGCCAAGCTGCAGGCCGGCGAAGAGCTGTACCCGGGCATTATCGGCTACGACGACACGGTGCTGCCGGAGTTGAACATCGCCTTGCTTGCACAGCACGACATGCTGTTTCTCGGCGAGAAGGGCCAGGCGAAGAGCCGGCTCATGCGGCTGATCTCCACCTTTCTCGACGAGTGGACCCCCTACATCGACGACCCGAAGATCCCGGTTCACGACGACCCTTACCGGCCGATCACGCGACGCGGGCTAATGATCGTCGCGACGACCCCGCCGGCCGACGTGCCGATCGCGTGGTGGTCGCGCGAAGATCGGTATGCTGAGCGGCTGGCCCCCGGCACCAAGTTTGCCGACGTCATCGGCGAAATCGATCCGGCCAAACTGGCCGCGGGGGTCAGCATGGGGGCGGAGGAGGCACTCCACTTCGGCCTCATCCCGCGAATGCACCGCGGCATCTTCGCGATGAACGAACTGCCGGAGTTGGACGAGTTGGTCCAGGTGGGGCTGTTCAACATTCTTGAAGAGCGCGACGTGCAGATCCGCGGCTACCCGATCAAGTTCGACATTGACGCGGTGATCCTCTTCAGCGCGAACCCGGCGACCTACAACCGCAGCGGCAAGGTTATCCCCCAACTCAAGGACCGGATCGGTTCGGTCATCCACACGCACTACCCGCGGGAACGCGAGATCGGGGTGCGGATTCTTGAGCAGGAAGTGGACGAGAAGGCGGAAAAGGCAAGAGGGACGGCGGAGAAGGAATCGTCGACGTCGGATGCACCCGATCCTCCCCCTTCCGCTTGTCCTCCGTCGTCATTGCCTGTCGTCGTCCCCTACTTCATGAAGGAACTGATCGAGGAGATCAGCCGTGCCGCTCGCCTCAGCAAGTTCATCGATCACGAGTCGGGAGTGAGCGCCCGGCTGTCGCTGGCCAATTACCGCACGATGATCGCCTCGGCTCGGCAACGGGCGGCCGTGCTCGGCGAGACCCCGGCCGTGCCGCGGATCAGCGACCTCGGGCACCTGTACGCCTCGTCGCTCGGCAAGCTGGAGCTTGATCTGATGGGGACGCATCAGATGAGCGAGCGGCAGGTCCTCGACGCGGTCGTGGCTGAGGCGATCGCCACCGTGTTCGCCGAGTACGTCGACAAGCACGGCTTGGCGGAGATCGCGCAGATCTTCAGCGAGGGAGTGAAGATCGAGGTCGGCGACATGCTGCCTTCGAGTCACTACGCCGAGCTCGTGCAGCGCGTCCCGCCGATTTGGGACAAGGCGTTCGAAGTCAATGCCAGTCAGGATCCGGCCGTTCGGGCCAGCTGCATCGAATTCGTGCTTGCCGGCCTCTACGCGACCGACCGCATCAGCCGCAGCCAGAAGCACGGGCGGATCGTCTACGACACTTGA
- a CDS encoding type II toxin-antitoxin system HicA family toxin: MKVREILRLLADDGWNLVRQRGSHRQFQHKSKSGTVTVAGKPGDELHPKTAASILKQAGLRS, from the coding sequence ATGAAAGTCCGGGAAATCCTGCGTTTGCTCGCCGACGATGGCTGGAACCTCGTGCGTCAACGCGGCAGCCATCGGCAGTTTCAGCACAAGAGCAAGTCGGGAACGGTCACTGTTGCCGGCAAGCCGGGCGACGAATTGCACCCTAAAACCGCCGCGTCCATTCTGAAGCAGGCCGGCCTGCGCAGTTGA
- a CDS encoding tetratricopeptide repeat protein, with the protein MNCSWNIARQPAGRLLLLVCATGWTLAASRAGAQASTDGATTAETPSSIANAGDEPNNPLTVENLVGNAVSLSNQKYPDVESAIKRYRNGDGEGAYDYLKMAVEKSPKLPPAEVILSKMHLLARNGALAAQALELAAMLHPDDPEAYLLLADQAFGAGRTAESEALFEKAETLVAKFDANAKRKRDFEIRVLAGKSAVLERRQKWDAALALLQKWSEIDPDSAPARQRLGVVLFRLERVADAVKEFTKVRDLNPDANHPYVFLGQLFNQTGDAKQARENFEKAYKAESNNANTAASYAEWLVTQDDLETAQKVASALRKGNPESVGALLLDGIIAKLRKQPKQAEEAFTKVLTIDPSNARATDMLALVLIESDKASDREKALRYAEMNAQRFQNNAQANITLAWVLYQLDRANEGNQALQQGAQASGGQLNADSAYLVARIMLKQNQKEQALTTLKQLLEQANSGPFLYRSEAQKLLKQLEGSAG; encoded by the coding sequence ATGAACTGCTCTTGGAATATCGCTCGCCAGCCCGCCGGGCGGCTGCTGTTGTTGGTTTGCGCGACTGGCTGGACGCTCGCAGCGTCGCGGGCCGGCGCTCAGGCCTCCACCGACGGGGCTACGACGGCGGAGACGCCGTCTTCAATCGCCAACGCCGGCGACGAACCGAACAACCCGCTGACGGTCGAGAATTTGGTCGGCAACGCCGTGTCGCTCTCGAACCAGAAGTACCCCGACGTCGAAAGCGCGATCAAGCGCTATCGCAACGGCGACGGCGAGGGCGCCTACGACTATCTCAAGATGGCCGTCGAGAAATCTCCCAAGCTGCCGCCGGCCGAGGTGATCCTCTCGAAGATGCATCTGCTGGCTCGCAACGGGGCTCTCGCCGCGCAGGCGCTCGAATTGGCCGCGATGCTCCATCCCGACGATCCCGAAGCGTACCTGTTGCTGGCGGATCAGGCGTTTGGCGCTGGTCGCACGGCCGAATCTGAGGCGTTGTTCGAGAAGGCCGAGACGTTGGTCGCCAAGTTCGACGCAAATGCAAAACGCAAACGCGACTTTGAAATCCGCGTGCTGGCCGGCAAGAGCGCCGTGCTCGAGCGTCGTCAGAAGTGGGACGCGGCCCTGGCGCTCTTGCAGAAGTGGAGCGAGATCGATCCCGACAGCGCCCCGGCCCGTCAGCGGTTGGGGGTCGTGCTGTTTCGGCTGGAGCGGGTCGCAGACGCCGTGAAGGAGTTCACCAAGGTCCGTGACTTGAACCCCGACGCGAATCACCCCTACGTCTTCTTGGGTCAGTTGTTCAACCAAACCGGCGACGCCAAGCAGGCCCGCGAGAACTTTGAGAAGGCCTACAAGGCTGAGTCCAACAACGCGAACACCGCGGCGTCGTACGCCGAGTGGCTCGTCACCCAGGACGATCTGGAAACCGCACAAAAAGTCGCCTCGGCCCTCCGCAAGGGGAACCCCGAGTCGGTCGGCGCTCTGCTGCTTGACGGCATTATCGCCAAGCTCCGCAAGCAGCCGAAGCAGGCTGAGGAAGCGTTCACCAAGGTGCTGACGATCGACCCCTCGAACGCGCGGGCGACGGACATGTTGGCCTTGGTGCTGATCGAGAGCGACAAAGCCTCGGATCGCGAGAAGGCCTTGCGCTACGCCGAGATGAACGCCCAGCGATTCCAGAACAACGCGCAGGCGAACATCACGCTGGCCTGGGTGCTGTATCAGCTTGATCGGGCGAACGAGGGGAATCAGGCCCTGCAACAGGGCGCCCAGGCCTCGGGGGGGCAGCTTAACGCCGACTCGGCGTATCTCGTGGCCCGGATCATGCTGAAGCAAAACCAAAAGGAGCAAGCTCTCACCACGCTCAAGCAACTGCTCGAGCAGGCCAACTCGGGGCCGTTCCTGTACCGTTCCGAGGCCCAGAAGCTGCTGAAGCAACTCGAAGGGAGCGCCGGCTGA
- a CDS encoding DUF21 domain-containing protein — protein sequence MTVIIEFAPIFAAMAALAGASAFFSCAEAALFSLQPEDRRELAKGNAAQRTAVDLLVRPERLLTAILFFNLLVNLAFFALSSIVSIQLQRSGRSAEAAGTAFASLLLLIIVSEMTPKTLGVQFPRILAGVLALPLSATVRASDAVVPLLTQINRLTQRLLVPNFRREPYLELQDLDKALALSGGSQQLADAERSALQNIVSLSELQADELMQPRPLYECYQPPVHLADLSPEIARTGYVLVSEPDSEEVAAAIPLKLLPTAPKSHLEHYAQPVVYMPWCATGAVVLQELHRQQREVAAIVNEFGETVGIVTLEDLLATIFEEQSSRSARLLATASIAPRGEGLWEVTGMTGLRRLERHFSIELQPTHHATVAGVLHEQLHRLPEPEDEVAWSGLRFRVLERRDDGALRVELSQEPQEGPFA from the coding sequence GTGACCGTCATTATCGAATTCGCGCCGATCTTCGCCGCCATGGCGGCCTTGGCCGGGGCGTCGGCGTTTTTTTCATGCGCCGAGGCGGCGTTGTTCTCGCTGCAGCCCGAGGACCGCCGCGAACTGGCCAAAGGAAACGCCGCTCAGCGCACCGCGGTCGACCTGCTCGTCCGCCCGGAGCGGCTTCTGACGGCGATCCTGTTCTTCAATCTCCTAGTCAATCTGGCGTTCTTCGCGTTGTCGTCGATCGTCAGCATCCAACTGCAACGGTCGGGGCGCTCGGCCGAGGCTGCGGGGACGGCCTTCGCCTCGCTGCTGCTGTTGATCATCGTCTCGGAGATGACCCCGAAGACCTTGGGGGTCCAGTTTCCGCGAATTCTCGCCGGGGTGCTCGCGTTGCCGCTGTCAGCGACGGTCCGGGCCAGCGACGCCGTCGTCCCGTTGCTGACGCAAATCAATCGCTTGACGCAGCGGCTTCTGGTTCCCAACTTCCGGCGCGAACCGTATCTCGAGCTGCAGGACCTGGACAAGGCCCTGGCCCTGTCGGGCGGATCGCAGCAACTGGCCGACGCCGAGCGGAGTGCGCTGCAGAACATCGTGTCGCTGTCGGAACTGCAAGCCGACGAGTTGATGCAACCGCGTCCGTTGTACGAGTGCTATCAGCCTCCGGTCCACTTGGCGGATCTGAGCCCCGAAATCGCCCGCACCGGATACGTACTCGTCTCGGAGCCCGATTCCGAGGAGGTGGCCGCGGCGATCCCGCTGAAGCTGCTCCCCACGGCCCCGAAATCGCACTTGGAGCACTACGCTCAGCCGGTCGTGTATATGCCGTGGTGCGCCACCGGCGCCGTGGTGCTGCAGGAGCTTCACCGCCAACAGCGCGAGGTGGCGGCGATCGTCAACGAATTCGGCGAGACGGTGGGCATCGTCACGCTCGAAGACCTGCTGGCGACGATCTTCGAGGAGCAGTCGTCGCGGAGCGCGCGGCTGCTGGCGACCGCGTCGATCGCCCCTCGCGGCGAGGGGTTGTGGGAAGTCACCGGCATGACGGGCCTGCGACGGCTGGAACGGCACTTTTCGATCGAACTGCAGCCGACCCACCACGCGACTGTCGCCGGCGTGTTGCACGAACAGCTTCATCGGCTGCCCGAACCGGAAGACGAGGTCGCATGGAGCGGGCTCCGCTTTCGCGTCTTGGAACGACGCGACGACGGCGCCCTGCGAGTCGAGCTCTCGCAGGAGCCCCAGGAGGGTCCGTTCGCATGA